Proteins found in one Mycoplasmopsis citelli genomic segment:
- a CDS encoding ABC transporter ATP-binding protein: MIKKLFNKNNNVETFNEEHNFEEIDLDKMITQLGEITNINNGAHIKLVNLSKKYEGNEKYTLKDINLEIKPGSFCIFLGPSGCGKTTLLRMIAGLNSITSGDLLFNNKRYNNLLPNERNIAMVFQSYALYPHMNVYNNISFGLRIAKERKDIIDRRVKDVAKILKIEDYLYRKPRDLSGGQRQRVAIGRAISRKPLVFLMDEPLSNLDAKLRESMRREIVAIHRMLKTTSIYVTHDQLEAMTMGDQIVVFNDGSIQQSGTGRELYFKPANLFVAKFIGSPTMNTFDAVYKNGKLHSLDQSLSINVESQTAQLLTENQQLVVGFRSEDIKILETSELSDTEAVVFNIELIGKDQLVLAKINENLEFIITASNNEQYELYQNIALKFDHSRVHIFDKATQKRIN; the protein is encoded by the coding sequence ATGATAAAAAAACTTTTTAATAAAAACAATAATGTCGAAACTTTCAACGAAGAACATAACTTTGAAGAAATTGATCTAGATAAAATGATCACTCAACTGGGAGAAATTACCAACATAAATAATGGGGCACATATTAAGTTGGTAAATTTATCTAAAAAATATGAGGGAAACGAAAAATATACTCTTAAAGATATTAATTTAGAAATTAAACCAGGATCATTTTGTATTTTCTTAGGGCCTAGTGGGTGTGGGAAAACCACTTTATTAAGAATGATTGCAGGGTTAAACTCAATTACTTCTGGGGATTTACTTTTTAACAATAAACGTTACAATAACTTACTTCCAAATGAAAGAAACATTGCGATGGTATTTCAATCATATGCTCTTTATCCACATATGAACGTGTATAATAATATTTCCTTTGGATTAAGAATTGCCAAAGAACGTAAAGATATTATCGACCGTCGGGTTAAAGATGTAGCTAAAATTTTAAAAATTGAAGATTATTTATACCGTAAACCAAGAGATCTTTCTGGTGGTCAAAGACAACGGGTAGCTATAGGAAGGGCGATTTCACGTAAACCACTAGTGTTTTTAATGGATGAACCACTTTCAAACTTAGATGCTAAACTTCGTGAAAGCATGAGACGGGAAATTGTCGCAATTCACCGTATGCTCAAAACTACCAGTATTTATGTTACTCACGATCAACTTGAAGCAATGACTATGGGAGATCAAATTGTAGTCTTTAATGACGGTTCAATTCAACAAAGTGGAACTGGAAGAGAACTTTACTTTAAACCGGCTAACTTATTTGTTGCTAAATTTATCGGTTCTCCAACAATGAACACTTTTGATGCGGTGTATAAAAATGGAAAATTACATTCTTTAGATCAAAGTTTAAGTATTAATGTAGAATCTCAAACTGCACAGTTACTTACCGAAAACCAACAACTAGTGGTTGGATTTAGAAGTGAAGATATCAAAATCTTAGAAACCAGTGAGCTAAGCGATACTGAAGCTGTTGTCTTTAACATTGAATTAATTGGAAAAGACCAACTTGTTTTAGCTAAAATTAATGAAAACTTAGAGTTTATTATCACTGCTTCAAATAACGAACAGTATGAACTTTATCAAAATATTGCTTTAAAATTTGACCATTCAAGAGTGCATATTTTTGATAAAGCAACTCAGAAAAGAATTAACTAA
- a CDS encoding coiled-coil domain-containing protein, producing MKSSIKKHLLLSLGGFSLIGTILGFGIGFGTAKTINQNQISFLNNQLNALNLKFQKYNLANKEDKLKVQTLQSQSNNLQFLVQNLQESDLSSENLDASLSEVNLQKISESEIRYKELEKPLQNWKANLVKKVSTLNKTLKNLLEKNNNLNQEIRQGVTDSLNKGKTLFNSLKDITFHDKDSTIKAFKNIQKAQNIFLNQLNSSINLIIGQISKHKQEVDDLNNQIAKRDEKIKELAEKLISQLIFYLKLIAQFKNSLQDFNDFDFAETDAVQSEKIKTQIQETIKFIAKKEILFSELLDQMNESLDEAKENNDYSDVESYNLNIVQKNFEKIVKEYDLVRSAIIPLYKKWNQEKGTQIVNQAKQITNLETQNQNLQVQIDSLNAQKTTLEEDLMNNLNSVLENQITVLSGIEDTIRNSDDSNAESLVNNLKDQIDKLKDLKSKYNIENYNQTFTPIINQALRTAQEVINEYKITVFNPLKSQYQNILDELNTTKEQLQSTQSQLSSKQRELEDTQSALSLIQIQLSESQNNLAITRSHLQTLNNEIFSNKEKAIDTFNFVKEIHDNLKVKANTLTTKVESNVDLQALRTQLDKQILNIEETDTLEQIQEKIKSLINLSTNLNSAYGDTLQKDYEAKSIGLTGLITSLRNSKNELQATINFLEGKQATNINKVLQEYNEIKSKATTIRDKAKQYQINTSELDSVLQLTELNIPRNNLEQQINFISEYTTRIINLSKQSINLQNQLFKKSDKLSKTISDRNKQLQHNLDLANFEIQGKVRIIGHLTDRVKDLEKQLKSKINQLENQNQILSSTQEELRQKSREIQNQNNLINQNKDKLSEALANYTKYRNVILNSNVYQNATRGFMFDPYFTNLSTTDQQIKTGYTSKSDKDKYGEYFTLLNPGITPQQVSVTNKLNLLTKKSQKDVYKFRIYYIDDKETNDSEKLKFKDIQIDRKKLENNTTFYTELYSEETKWKYPGKKLYTTEFVITKLIAGSSNKIEFTNVIASSSVLDKNIQRSTYSNSDIYPHITISKLISSSRPIISVQEIE from the coding sequence ATGAAATCATCAATTAAAAAACACTTATTATTATCTCTTGGAGGATTTTCTCTTATAGGAACTATTTTGGGTTTCGGAATAGGCTTTGGAACTGCTAAAACTATTAACCAAAATCAAATTAGTTTTTTAAATAATCAATTAAATGCACTTAATTTAAAATTTCAAAAATATAATCTTGCAAATAAAGAAGACAAATTAAAAGTTCAAACATTACAATCACAAAGCAACAATTTACAATTTTTAGTTCAAAACTTACAAGAAAGCGACTTATCTAGCGAAAATTTAGATGCTTCTTTAAGTGAAGTAAATCTACAAAAAATTTCTGAATCTGAAATTAGATATAAAGAATTAGAAAAACCACTTCAAAATTGAAAAGCTAATTTAGTTAAAAAAGTTTCTACTTTAAATAAAACACTCAAAAATCTTTTAGAGAAAAACAATAATTTAAACCAAGAAATTCGTCAAGGAGTTACTGATTCACTTAATAAAGGAAAAACTTTATTTAATTCATTAAAAGATATTACTTTTCATGACAAAGATAGTACAATTAAAGCTTTTAAAAATATTCAAAAAGCTCAAAATATTTTTCTGAATCAATTAAATAGTAGTATTAATTTAATTATCGGACAAATTAGCAAGCATAAACAAGAAGTTGATGATTTAAATAATCAAATTGCTAAAAGAGATGAGAAAATCAAAGAATTAGCCGAAAAGCTTATTAGTCAATTAATATTTTATTTAAAATTAATTGCACAATTTAAAAATAGTTTACAAGATTTTAATGATTTTGATTTTGCAGAAACTGATGCGGTTCAATCTGAAAAAATTAAAACCCAAATTCAAGAAACAATAAAATTTATAGCCAAAAAAGAAATTCTTTTTAGTGAATTGCTAGATCAAATGAATGAATCGTTAGATGAAGCTAAAGAAAACAATGATTATTCAGATGTTGAAAGCTATAATTTAAATATAGTACAAAAAAATTTCGAAAAAATTGTTAAAGAATACGATTTAGTTAGAAGTGCTATTATTCCTTTATATAAAAAATGAAATCAAGAAAAAGGAACACAAATTGTAAATCAAGCTAAACAAATTACTAATTTAGAAACTCAAAATCAAAACCTTCAAGTCCAAATAGATTCTTTAAATGCTCAAAAAACTACCTTAGAAGAAGATTTAATGAATAATTTAAATTCAGTACTTGAAAATCAAATTACCGTTTTAAGCGGAATTGAAGATACTATTAGAAACTCAGATGATTCAAATGCTGAAAGTTTAGTAAATAATCTTAAAGATCAAATCGATAAATTAAAAGATCTTAAAAGTAAATATAATATCGAAAATTATAATCAAACTTTCACACCAATTATTAACCAAGCACTTAGAACAGCTCAAGAAGTTATTAATGAATATAAAATTACCGTATTTAATCCTTTGAAATCTCAGTATCAAAATATTTTAGATGAGTTAAATACAACTAAAGAACAATTACAAAGTACTCAATCTCAATTATCATCAAAACAAAGAGAACTTGAAGATACTCAAAGTGCTTTATCATTAATTCAAATTCAATTATCTGAGAGTCAAAATAACTTAGCAATTACTCGAAGTCATTTACAAACTTTAAATAATGAAATTTTTTCTAACAAAGAAAAGGCCATAGATACTTTTAATTTCGTTAAAGAAATACATGATAATCTTAAAGTTAAAGCAAATACTTTAACTACTAAAGTAGAAAGCAATGTTGATTTACAAGCTTTAAGAACTCAACTTGATAAACAGATTTTAAATATTGAAGAAACTGATACCTTAGAGCAAATTCAAGAAAAAATAAAATCTTTAATTAATCTTTCGACAAATCTTAACAGTGCTTATGGCGATACTTTACAAAAAGATTATGAAGCTAAAAGTATAGGATTAACAGGTTTAATTACAAGTTTGAGAAATTCAAAAAACGAACTTCAAGCAACTATAAACTTTTTAGAAGGAAAACAAGCTACAAATATTAATAAAGTATTACAAGAGTATAATGAAATAAAATCAAAAGCTACCACTATTAGAGATAAAGCTAAACAATATCAAATTAATACATCAGAACTTGATTCAGTTCTTCAATTAACAGAATTGAATATTCCTAGAAATAATCTAGAACAACAAATTAATTTTATTAGCGAATATACAACTAGAATCATCAATTTATCAAAACAAAGTATTAATCTTCAAAATCAGTTGTTTAAAAAATCTGACAAATTATCCAAAACTATTTCTGATAGAAATAAACAACTTCAACATAATTTAGATCTTGCGAATTTTGAAATTCAAGGTAAAGTAAGAATAATTGGACATTTAACAGATCGAGTTAAAGATTTAGAAAAACAATTAAAATCAAAAATAAATCAATTAGAAAATCAAAATCAAATTTTATCTTCAACCCAAGAAGAACTTCGACAAAAAAGCAGAGAAATTCAAAATCAAAATAATTTAATTAACCAAAACAAAGATAAACTATCAGAAGCTCTGGCTAATTATACAAAATACAGAAACGTTATTTTAAATTCAAATGTTTATCAAAATGCAACTAGAGGTTTTATGTTTGATCCATATTTCACCAATTTATCTACAACCGATCAACAAATCAAAACAGGGTACACAAGTAAATCAGACAAAGACAAATATGGAGAATATTTCACTCTTTTAAATCCTGGAATAACCCCACAACAAGTTTCTGTTACTAATAAACTCAATTTATTGACTAAAAAATCACAAAAAGATGTGTACAAATTCAGAATTTATTACATTGACGATAAAGAAACTAACGATTCTGAAAAGCTTAAATTCAAAGATATTCAAATTGATAGAAAAAAACTTGAAAATAATACAACTTTTTATACAGAGTTATATTCAGAAGAAACTAAGTGAAAATATCCTGGTAAAAAACTATATACCACAGAATTTGTTATCACAAAATTAATTGCTGGTTCAAGTAATAAAATTGAATTTACCAATGTTATTGCTTCTTCATCTGTTTTAGATAAAAATATACAAAGATCAACATACTCAAATTCAGACATTTATCCACACATAACAATTTCTAAATTAATTTCATCATCAAGACCAATAATTTCTGTTCAAGAAATTGAATAA
- a CDS encoding sugar ABC transporter permease gives MTESKFFKPIYSTIKTSPKKKALKRINFNESDTKAPTPMEIVWLFINYLILIFWAIIILFPVFSLITASFNVNNPRIISILPFKFGFDNFTYLFTDSRSLFGTWYKNTLVIATLTMIFATSGVALNAYAYSRFKFAGSKYSLAVIMLLQMIPATSSLITLFIIVKMGTSVGVNPVYMLIVIYTGGAISSNTFMLKSYLDTVSQELDDSGKVDGCNNWGLFFKILLPVIRPSLIMVALWSFLIPFTDVILPRFVLFENETKTLAIGLLTFIETEPKQINYGAYLAGSLLASIPAFALFMYLQRFIVGGLSEGAVKG, from the coding sequence ATGACTGAAAGCAAATTTTTTAAACCTATTTACAGCACCATTAAAACCTCTCCAAAAAAGAAGGCTTTAAAGAGAATTAATTTTAATGAATCTGATACTAAAGCACCAACACCAATGGAAATTGTATGATTATTTATTAACTACTTAATTTTGATTTTTTGAGCTATTATTATCTTATTTCCAGTATTTTCGCTAATCACCGCTTCATTTAATGTTAATAACCCTCGGATTATTTCCATTCTTCCATTTAAATTTGGGTTTGATAACTTTACTTATTTATTTACCGATTCTCGTAGTTTATTTGGAACTTGATATAAAAATACCTTAGTTATTGCTACGCTAACAATGATCTTTGCTACCTCTGGAGTAGCTCTTAATGCTTATGCATATTCAAGATTTAAATTTGCTGGTTCAAAATATTCACTTGCCGTAATTATGCTATTGCAAATGATTCCAGCCACTTCATCGCTTATTACTTTGTTTATCATTGTTAAAATGGGAACTTCTGTAGGGGTTAACCCTGTGTATATGCTCATTGTTATTTATACTGGAGGAGCAATATCTTCAAATACTTTTATGCTCAAAAGTTATCTTGATACTGTTTCGCAAGAACTTGATGATTCAGGAAAAGTGGATGGATGTAATAACTGAGGATTGTTCTTTAAAATTTTACTTCCAGTAATTCGACCTTCACTAATTATGGTAGCATTATGATCTTTTTTAATTCCATTTACTGATGTTATTCTACCACGGTTTGTGCTATTTGAAAATGAAACTAAAACGCTTGCAATTGGACTGCTTACATTTATTGAAACTGAACCCAAACAAATTAACTATGGAGCATATTTAGCTGGTTCGCTGCTTGCTTCAATTCCTGCTTTTGCATTATTTATGTACTTACAAAGATTTATTGTTGGAGGACTTTCAGAAGGAGCTGTTAAAGGATAA
- a CDS encoding ABC transporter permease subunit: MEQLKLYNWYSKEFDPIIPESGKTLKAYKHIAKVKIQRMLSSLKFQEKVEKDLFLRARSKLEANLKRELSSHKVAYVNKIKVLKEQYKNLNFTNSFEDFVNFEINKIKARKKELSAYVKDFQKSLKDTDDTLEVKEQLLIKLKEDTKLEEEKLFQEYKLFKQALSYQHKNTFISLKSSDKDLLIKNFVEALQEKLNYLQEKKEQYYQEFQDKYEVLKHEYKVQRQNIKLDYKQRILQAEYEYNQKYAENKEKILLKKEIFYKSINDHKNQIKNQEKNNILSVENAKKLAQQKIDTLKSEYQNQLTKINSLVKDSNEKDILYLTKTILELPNLTIENLSLNSEAFNKEQKITFEVISKKVKGHVNLWYTKKIIKHFYKGQFLVKKGELLKSHTYNGYFDIEAGNAHKTLSVDLNQTRLEFLLEECQATATKEIMKANNLVVAQKQKLKEAIKVAKNNYKNALKDIKAKLSSKAISKQAYKNLKIEAKINYKESVNDIKLNNEVSRIKNTLWTLYFRRKAEMKIDQKIFESKINEAQKSIPTECIKNISIWATILGFILPGSPELIWFKQYAKGAIMLAFSILFYAGFVPFSFGAYWDKIGGVLGLIELGADIRNVDAGILPDARYYLFGGVVSIILLVFTLTYFSISAIGARRVAIALQHGLRPSKWSSTKRWLNTSGFPWMISLFGWVLMIFVVATPVVTSILISFTDFGFLHDPVTQKVSWVGLKQWGLWWIFRENRLITSLYRVISWTLVWSVFSTLLPIILGITIAILVNNNRLKGKKIFRLIYIIPWAIPVFITVTFFKNSFVGGDTGYFNFILLKLGLIQKPINWLFDNVLRVRILVILVQTWISYAWIFMLVTGNLQSIPKDIYEAGSIDGAKGRHLFWFLTIPQLIMMIAPMLIGQFVGAFNNFTTISLFTGGGPQYLDATVFREGTTDIIISWVFKIAQGAVSIESDQAFAAALTTLAALMTISISARGFIKTITRRD, translated from the coding sequence TTGGAACAACTGAAATTATATAATTGGTATAGCAAAGAGTTTGATCCCATTATCCCTGAGAGCGGAAAAACACTTAAAGCTTATAAACATATTGCTAAAGTTAAAATTCAAAGAATGCTTAGCTCACTAAAATTTCAAGAAAAAGTTGAAAAAGACTTATTTTTAAGAGCTAGGTCAAAACTTGAAGCAAACTTAAAGCGTGAATTATCAAGTCATAAAGTTGCGTATGTTAATAAAATAAAAGTTTTAAAAGAACAATACAAAAACTTAAATTTTACTAATTCTTTTGAAGACTTTGTTAACTTTGAAATTAATAAAATCAAAGCACGAAAAAAAGAATTGAGTGCATATGTTAAAGATTTCCAAAAATCTTTAAAGGATACTGATGATACTTTAGAAGTTAAAGAACAATTATTAATTAAATTAAAAGAAGACACAAAACTTGAAGAAGAAAAACTTTTTCAGGAATATAAATTATTTAAACAAGCATTATCTTATCAACACAAAAATACTTTTATCTCATTAAAATCAAGTGATAAAGATTTGCTTATCAAAAATTTTGTTGAAGCACTTCAGGAAAAACTAAATTACTTGCAAGAGAAAAAAGAACAGTACTATCAAGAATTTCAGGATAAATATGAAGTTTTAAAACATGAATATAAAGTCCAAAGACAAAATATTAAACTTGATTATAAACAAAGAATTTTACAAGCCGAATATGAATATAATCAAAAATATGCTGAAAATAAAGAGAAAATCCTACTTAAAAAAGAAATTTTTTACAAATCAATAAATGATCATAAAAACCAAATCAAAAACCAAGAAAAAAATAATATTTTATCAGTTGAAAATGCTAAAAAATTAGCACAGCAAAAAATTGATACTTTAAAATCAGAATATCAAAATCAACTCACAAAAATTAATTCACTAGTAAAAGATTCTAATGAAAAAGATATTCTTTATTTAACTAAAACAATTTTAGAACTTCCTAATTTAACTATTGAAAACCTTTCCTTAAATTCAGAAGCCTTTAATAAAGAACAAAAAATCACTTTTGAAGTTATTTCTAAAAAAGTTAAAGGCCATGTTAATTTATGATATACCAAAAAGATTATCAAACATTTTTACAAAGGACAGTTTTTAGTTAAAAAAGGTGAATTGTTAAAATCACATACTTACAATGGTTATTTTGACATAGAAGCTGGTAATGCACATAAAACCTTATCAGTGGATTTAAACCAAACCCGATTAGAGTTTCTTTTAGAAGAATGTCAAGCTACTGCTACTAAAGAAATAATGAAAGCTAATAACTTAGTAGTTGCACAAAAACAAAAACTAAAAGAAGCAATTAAAGTAGCTAAGAATAATTATAAAAATGCTTTAAAAGATATTAAAGCAAAATTATCTTCTAAAGCTATATCAAAACAAGCTTATAAAAACCTAAAAATTGAAGCTAAGATTAATTATAAAGAATCAGTTAATGACATTAAATTAAATAATGAAGTTTCAAGAATTAAAAATACTCTTTGAACTTTATATTTTAGACGTAAAGCTGAAATGAAAATCGATCAAAAGATCTTTGAAAGTAAAATTAACGAAGCTCAAAAATCAATTCCAACTGAATGCATTAAAAACATTAGCATTTGAGCTACAATTTTAGGATTTATTTTACCAGGAAGCCCTGAATTAATTTGATTTAAGCAATATGCTAAAGGGGCAATAATGTTAGCTTTTTCAATTTTATTTTATGCAGGATTTGTTCCATTTTCTTTTGGAGCATACTGAGATAAAATCGGAGGAGTACTCGGATTAATTGAACTAGGAGCTGATATTAGGAATGTAGATGCAGGAATTTTACCTGATGCTCGTTATTACCTTTTTGGTGGTGTAGTTTCAATTATTTTACTTGTATTTACGCTGACATATTTTAGCATTTCAGCTATTGGAGCTCGCCGTGTAGCCATAGCCCTTCAACATGGACTTAGACCAAGTAAATGATCTTCAACTAAAAGATGATTAAATACTAGCGGATTCCCATGAATGATTTCACTTTTTGGTTGAGTTTTAATGATTTTTGTAGTTGCTACTCCAGTTGTTACTTCAATTTTAATTTCCTTTACTGACTTTGGATTTTTACATGATCCTGTTACTCAAAAAGTTTCATGAGTTGGACTAAAACAATGAGGATTATGATGAATCTTTAGGGAAAACCGTCTTATTACTTCGCTTTATAGAGTTATTTCCTGAACCTTAGTATGAAGTGTTTTTTCAACCTTGCTTCCAATTATTTTGGGAATTACAATAGCAATTTTAGTTAACAACAATCGCTTAAAAGGGAAAAAAATCTTCAGATTAATTTACATTATTCCTTGAGCTATTCCAGTCTTTATTACTGTTACTTTCTTTAAAAACTCTTTTGTTGGAGGAGATACAGGATATTTCAACTTTATTTTATTAAAACTTGGACTTATTCAAAAACCAATTAACTGACTTTTTGATAATGTTTTAAGGGTGCGAATTTTAGTAATTTTAGTACAAACTTGAATTTCATATGCGTGAATTTTCATGCTTGTAACGGGTAATTTACAATCTATTCCAAAAGATATTTATGAAGCTGGCTCAATAGATGGAGCTAAAGGACGGCACTTGTTTTGATTTTTAACCATTCCACAGCTTATTATGATGATTGCGCCAATGCTTATTGGACAATTTGTTGGAGCTTTTAACAACTTTACTACTATTAGCTTATTCACTGGTGGAGGACCTCAGTATTTAGATGCGACTGTATTTAGAGAAGGAACCACAGATATTATTATTTCTTGAGTATTTAAAATTGCTCAAGGAGCAGTTTCAATTGAATCAGATCAAGCTTTTGCTGCTGCTCTTACTACTCTTGCTGCACTTATGACTATTTCAATTTCAGCAAGAGGGTTTATCAAAACTATTACAAGGAGAGATTAA